A stretch of DNA from Anaerobacillus isosaccharinicus:
TAGTATTCCTTTCCCTTCGCAAAAAAGAGACAATGGAACCTTCAGTAGGATATACCTAAATTGCCCCAACTTCCCGCAAACAAACACTACGTTTTATTCCAACATGGATGTTCTAGCTTTAAAAATCTAAAAGGAGTACTACCTTCATTAAACAGCATTCATATTTTTATTTTTAAAGTTTAGTTAATTAGCTAACTAACAAATCAACACAAAAAAAAGCCCCGCAGAGATTGATCTCTACAGAGCTTCGTTTTAAGGTTCGCAATTTTTATTTACCTTTGTTCCCAGCTTCCTCACGCTTCGTTTTAGCGTCTTCAGGTTTTCTTTCCTGAGCTTTTTGAGCTGCTTCGTTTTGCTTCTCATCTTGTTTTTTAACACCTTGTTGTTTTACATCTTGCTTTTTCACATCATGTTGCTTTACATCTTCTTTTTTAGCTTTGTTATTTTCATTGTTATTGTTTGCTTTTTCTTTATTGTCTTTTGCTACTTTTACCGTCTTTTCTTCAGTTTCTTCTCCAAGAAGCTCTTCGTTTTCTTCGATTACCACTTCGTTAAGTTCGTCAGTTGCTTCTGTAGACTCTTCTTCTTGAATTTCATCGGTTGCTAATTCTTCTTCGTTAACTTCTGTTGTTTCTTGTAGTTTTGCTAATCTTTTATTGATTTTAGTTTCAAGTTTTTCTTGTGCTTTTTCAATATTCTTTTCTAGAGACGCTTTTGCTTGTGGGTTTTGCACTTTTTCTAATGCTGCTTGAAGTGCAAGGATGTTCTTAGAGAATTTTGCTTCAAGTGCTTCACGAGTGGTATCTTGTTGAACTTCTTGTGTATCCTCATCATTTTCAAGGGCTTCTTCCTCAACATTTGTTCCATCTTCATCTGCAGCATCTTCTTCATTTGCTGCTTCATCTTCTGTTATTTCCTTTGATTTTTCATATTTTTCAAATGCTAACTCTTGTTGTTGAATAGCTTTTTGAAGCACTTCATTCGCTAATTCCTCTTTTCCTTTAGCAAGTAGAGCTTCTGCCTCTTTGATACGCTCTTGTGCAAATACAACTAGTAATTG
This window harbors:
- a CDS encoding DUF5667 domain-containing protein, which encodes MSKNKLIFSKNIRNVLATGVITTALAFSSVTGPAYADKHEVEMDAQVEETVEVETITYEEEVVDSNLVNEVTTDEDVLEEAPSLIPGDFLYFTKKVMEFIQLTLTFDDVKGAQLLVVFAQERIKEAEALLAKGKEELANEVLQKAIQQQELAFEKYEKSKEITEDEAANEEDAADEDGTNVEEEALENDEDTQEVQQDTTREALEAKFSKNILALQAALEKVQNPQAKASLEKNIEKAQEKLETKINKRLAKLQETTEVNEEELATDEIQEEESTEATDELNEVVIEENEELLGEETEEKTVKVAKDNKEKANNNNENNKAKKEDVKQHDVKKQDVKQQGVKKQDEKQNEAAQKAQERKPEDAKTKREEAGNKGK